In Oncorhynchus clarkii lewisi isolate Uvic-CL-2024 chromosome 16, UVic_Ocla_1.0, whole genome shotgun sequence, one genomic interval encodes:
- the LOC139367583 gene encoding cilia- and flagella-associated protein 276: MPRTRDPFPFPKTENDYSLTGARQCQKEPFDKPTHIAQNDEPWSRLNDRATLASIRRNVRYHDRQAPKDSLDFHLKSTYDHHQEFLSSKNQTLYQRETFTDDHGRTLKNRGKHEAPLCETKTEVTVWLNSQKSSIYSIEGTIESHHNASTNRGYSRKHDGGFYST, encoded by the exons ATGCCACGAACGAGAGATCCCTTTCCTTTTCCTAAAACTGAGAACGACTACTCATTGACTGGGGCAAGGCAATGTCAG AAAGAGCCATTTGATAAACCAACTCACATAGCTCAAAATGACGAACCGTGGAGTCGTCTAAATGACAGGGCTACTCTAGCCAGCATTAGGAGGAATGTCCGGTACCATGACCGGCAG GCACCTAAAGACAGCCTAGACTTCCATTTGAAATCAACCTATGACCACCACCAAGAGTTCCTCAGTAGTAAGAACCAGACCTTATACCAGAGGGAGACTTTTACTGACGACCATGG GAGGACTCTGAAGAACCGTGGAAAACATGAAGCGCCCTTGTGTGAAACCAAGACAGAAGTTACAGTATGGCTAAACTCACAGAAGTCTTCCATCTACAGCATTGAGGGAACAATAG AATCTCATCACAACGCCTCTACTAACAGGGGATACTCCAGGAAGCACGACGGGGGATTCTACTCCACCTAA
- the LOC139368369 gene encoding protein kish-B-like, whose product MANVYSFDGLLVFGLLFICTCAYLKKVPRVKGWLLAEKRGVWGVFFKASVIGTRLHLTVALSCVTMAFYVLFLK is encoded by the exons ATGGCAAACG TGTATTCATTCGATGGTTTACTGGTGTTCGGCTTGCTGTTCATCTGCACGTGTGCTTACCTGAAGAAAGTGCCTCGAGTGAAGGGCTGGCTGCTGGCAGAGAAGAGAGGGGTCTGGGGGGTGTTCTTCAAAG CATCTGTGATTGGGACCAGACTTCACCTGACAGTGGCTCTATCCTGTGTGACCATGGCGTTCTAtgttctctttctaaaatga